One Bifidobacterium angulatum DSM 20098 = JCM 7096 DNA window includes the following coding sequences:
- the mraZ gene encoding division/cell wall cluster transcriptional repressor MraZ yields MAGETAAGLPPLLLGTYTPKIDAKGRMALPAKMRSQFGNGLVMARGQEHCVYLLPGMEFRRIAMQIQRTSMVNKAAREYLRVFLSGASDQTPDRQGRVLVPQILRDYADLGDDIVVIGVGTRAEIWNRRAWEEYLANTEQNYADIADDVLPEVEF; encoded by the coding sequence ATGGCCGGCGAAACGGCGGCAGGGCTTCCGCCACTGCTGCTGGGTACGTACACTCCGAAAATCGACGCTAAAGGGCGAATGGCCCTGCCGGCGAAAATGCGCTCGCAGTTCGGTAACGGCCTGGTCATGGCGCGTGGCCAGGAACATTGCGTGTACCTGCTGCCGGGAATGGAATTTCGCCGTATCGCCATGCAGATTCAACGGACATCGATGGTGAACAAGGCCGCACGTGAATATCTGCGCGTGTTCCTATCCGGTGCCAGCGATCAGACGCCGGACAGGCAGGGGCGTGTGCTCGTGCCGCAGATACTGCGCGATTATGCCGATCTTGGCGACGACATTGTAGTGATTGGTGTGGGAACGCGCGCTGAAATCTGGAATCGAAGGGCTTGGGAAGAATACTTGGCCAATACGGAACAGAACTATGCGGATATTGCCGATGATGTGCTGCCGGAGGTGGAATTCTGA
- the rsmH gene encoding 16S rRNA (cytosine(1402)-N(4))-methyltransferase RsmH encodes MTMDNRDVSTIHQPVLLEDCVRLVTGGLSRKQSPIIVDCTLGLAGHATAFLKAAPQARLVGIDRDAEALALATERMKAEGLADRFIPVHAPFDEFTRALDDNGIHHVDAAFMDLGLSSLQIDETERGFSYSHDAPLDMRMDVSQALTAEQVLAEYDERDLARIFKVYGEERFARPIARRIVARRTQEGPLTTSAELNELVDEVIPKAHRPAGNPAKRVFQALRIEVNGELDKLAGTLPQIALKLNKGGRIVVESYHSLEDKTVKSFMTQGLTARVPANMPIVPPEAMPFFKELTRGAVKADEQEIASNPRSASVRLRAVELTRPLPEDIRHQFVERVALPGKALRARHAQGKGI; translated from the coding sequence ATGACAATGGACAATCGTGACGTTTCCACCATCCATCAGCCGGTGCTGCTCGAAGACTGCGTTCGTCTGGTCACAGGCGGTCTATCGCGCAAACAGTCGCCGATCATAGTGGATTGCACGTTGGGGCTTGCCGGTCACGCCACCGCTTTCCTGAAGGCGGCACCGCAGGCGCGTCTGGTCGGCATCGACCGTGACGCCGAGGCTTTGGCGCTCGCCACGGAACGTATGAAAGCCGAAGGGCTTGCCGACAGGTTCATTCCCGTGCATGCGCCGTTCGACGAGTTCACCCGTGCCCTGGATGATAACGGCATTCACCATGTCGATGCCGCGTTCATGGATTTGGGATTGTCGAGTCTGCAGATCGACGAGACGGAACGTGGATTCTCCTACTCCCATGACGCTCCGCTGGACATGCGTATGGATGTCAGCCAGGCGTTGACAGCCGAACAGGTGCTGGCGGAATACGATGAACGGGATTTGGCCCGCATCTTCAAGGTGTATGGCGAGGAACGGTTCGCCCGACCCATCGCCCGTCGCATTGTGGCCCGTCGCACCCAGGAGGGGCCGCTTACCACGTCCGCCGAACTCAATGAGCTGGTCGATGAGGTGATTCCGAAGGCGCATCGCCCTGCCGGCAACCCGGCCAAGCGCGTATTCCAGGCGTTGCGCATCGAAGTGAACGGCGAACTCGACAAGCTTGCCGGCACGTTGCCGCAGATCGCGCTGAAACTGAATAAGGGCGGGCGCATCGTGGTCGAATCGTACCACTCGTTGGAGGATAAAACCGTCAAATCCTTTATGACTCAAGGGCTTACGGCTCGTGTGCCGGCGAATATGCCGATTGTGCCGCCCGAAGCCATGCCGTTCTTCAAGGAGTTGACCAGGGGCGCGGTCAAGGCCGATGAGCAGGAGATCGCAAGCAATCCGCGTTCGGCTTCCGTACGGTTGCGTGCCGTGGAACTCACCAGGCCGCTGCCTGAGGATATTCGTCATCAGTTCGTGGAACGGGTCGCGCTGCCAGGCAAGGCGTTGCGTGCCCGTCACGCTCAAGGGAAGGGCATCTGA
- the murD gene encoding UDP-N-acetylmuramoyl-L-alanine--D-glutamate ligase, which produces MDFTNATVLIAGLGVSGTSLAEVLAERGARVIGVDERKPTADLHSFDEVNWDEIDYVMASPVFNPRTPFILEAAKRGIPVMSEVEFAWQLRVANERTGKPAPWIGITGTNGKTSTTEMTSAMLSACGLDAPTAGNIASGNMSMSLSRCVTNPKHDALCVELSSFQMHFTDSLELDCAAITNIADDHLDWHGGRENYAADKAKVFHRVKRALVYNADDAVVTAKANEAETAEGCRRIGFTLGVPQAGQIGVADGWIVDMSGVASGEFGKPNRLAPVGEFTHLAEPDGTIYPHLLADALTALALALGLGVDSGKALEALKSFAPGGHRIATVAATAPDEHGNVIRFVDDSKATNAHAVKASISSFAQGSVVWIAGGLAKGSRFEDLVASQSKALRGAVIIGTDQAPMLEAFASQAPQIPLAVIDPSTPNEQVMERAVQEAGRMAQPGDVVLMAPACASFDQFKSYADRGDKFAQAAQQWVVGRDAH; this is translated from the coding sequence ATGGATTTCACCAATGCAACAGTGCTGATTGCCGGTCTCGGGGTTTCCGGCACCTCGCTGGCCGAAGTGCTTGCCGAGCGGGGAGCCCGCGTGATCGGCGTGGACGAGCGAAAGCCGACCGCCGACCTGCACTCCTTTGACGAGGTGAATTGGGACGAGATCGATTACGTGATGGCGTCGCCGGTGTTCAATCCCCGAACCCCGTTCATTCTCGAGGCAGCCAAGCGCGGCATCCCCGTGATGAGCGAAGTGGAATTCGCCTGGCAGCTGCGTGTGGCCAACGAACGTACCGGCAAGCCGGCGCCATGGATCGGCATCACCGGCACCAACGGCAAAACCTCCACCACGGAGATGACCTCGGCCATGCTGAGCGCATGCGGGCTTGACGCTCCGACCGCGGGCAACATCGCCTCCGGCAACATGTCCATGAGCCTGTCGCGATGCGTCACCAATCCGAAGCATGACGCGCTGTGCGTGGAGCTGAGCTCCTTCCAGATGCATTTCACCGATTCGCTGGAACTCGACTGCGCCGCGATCACCAATATCGCCGACGATCATCTTGACTGGCATGGCGGGCGCGAGAACTACGCCGCAGACAAGGCCAAGGTCTTCCATCGTGTGAAGCGTGCACTTGTATACAACGCCGACGATGCGGTGGTCACAGCCAAGGCGAATGAGGCCGAAACGGCGGAAGGTTGCCGTAGGATCGGCTTCACTCTTGGTGTTCCGCAAGCCGGGCAGATCGGTGTGGCCGACGGCTGGATCGTGGATATGAGCGGTGTGGCCTCGGGCGAGTTCGGCAAGCCGAATCGTCTTGCCCCTGTCGGCGAATTCACCCATCTGGCGGAGCCGGACGGCACCATCTACCCGCATCTGCTCGCCGACGCGCTGACCGCCCTTGCGCTGGCTTTGGGCCTTGGTGTGGATAGCGGCAAGGCGTTGGAGGCATTGAAGTCCTTCGCCCCCGGAGGCCATCGCATCGCCACCGTGGCCGCTACGGCACCCGATGAGCATGGCAACGTCATCCGCTTCGTGGACGATTCCAAAGCGACCAACGCCCATGCGGTGAAGGCGTCCATTTCCAGCTTCGCGCAGGGCAGCGTGGTATGGATCGCAGGCGGTCTTGCCAAGGGCAGCCGTTTCGAGGATCTGGTGGCGTCCCAATCCAAGGCGTTGAGAGGCGCGGTCATCATCGGCACCGATCAGGCGCCTATGCTTGAGGCGTTCGCCTCGCAGGCCCCGCAGATCCCATTGGCGGTCATCGACCCCTCGACCCCGAACGAACAGGTGATGGAACGTGCCGTGCAGGAGGCCGGTCGGATGGCTCAGCCTGGGGACGTGGTGCTCATGGCGCCGGCCTGCGCATCCTTCGACCAGTTCAAGTCGTATGCGGATCGTGGCGACAAATTCGCTCAGGCTGCGCAGCAGTGGGTGGTGGGTCGTGACGCGCACTGA
- a CDS encoding HelD family protein — protein MSTYASQLEEEQRAVTRAYNRLDALRAETKQRLDVVRAAGSHGSPTQRTERDSFATMYEDRLIQLRGVEDRLVFGRLDNAKNDRLYIGRIGLTDEQHTPMLIDWRAEAARPFYEATPSHHGDIVMRRHITLHLRDVVALEDEVLDIHSQSVDEASTSGTLTGEGALLASLSSRRTGKMTDIVATIQGEQDAIIRSPLNRAVVVQGGPGTGKTAVALHRAAYLLYTHRRTLSRSGVLVVGPSSAFLHYIDQVLPSLGETGVVSRTIADLIPGVVVTAVDTPQVAYIKGDRRMVAAIRNAVADRERVPANLPVVHINGIDVPMLPSDVEQALGDAKRTHQPHNKSRETFVKSMLSAMRMRYEEQLDYTPDQDELYRTVSLLRMNDKVRVALNLAWLPMTAQWMLDDMFSKPHKLRRYAPWLSDEQVKALTREKGAPLTRSDIALLDEAMQLLGEDPKVEARRKRLEAKHDEEIQFAKDTLAQNGIGNGIVTSQMLLDNINGSSPEDTAQRAANDREWTYGHIVVDEAQELTAMDWRMLMRRCPSRSFTIVGDVAQTSALGGTRSWAKTMNRLFGHGHWDVNELTIDYRNPQEVSQLASDFAAKQGLYISTVHAVRGIPDSVRRITVQDRDALFDAVADTTARFAGEFVAQDGTGRVAVIGPKQLLGQLEDRVYARLEHELGTEEARRLRAQDSWDCQIMVSDTETVKGLEYDAVVVVEPALIDQEAPSRLVSAADLYVAMTRPTQRLAIVRTSLDERELEL, from the coding sequence ATGTCGACCTATGCCTCGCAACTTGAGGAAGAACAGCGCGCGGTCACCCGCGCTTACAATCGTCTGGACGCATTGCGTGCGGAGACGAAACAGCGCCTTGATGTGGTCAGGGCGGCCGGTTCCCACGGCTCGCCCACACAGCGCACCGAACGGGATTCCTTCGCCACCATGTACGAGGATCGTCTCATACAGCTGCGCGGCGTGGAGGATCGCCTGGTGTTCGGGCGTCTTGATAACGCGAAGAACGACCGCCTGTACATCGGGCGCATCGGGTTGACCGACGAACAGCACACACCCATGCTGATCGATTGGCGAGCCGAGGCCGCCCGCCCGTTCTATGAGGCAACGCCGTCGCATCATGGCGATATCGTGATGCGACGCCACATCACCTTGCACCTGCGCGACGTGGTGGCGTTGGAGGATGAGGTGCTGGACATCCATTCACAGTCCGTCGACGAGGCCTCCACCTCCGGAACACTTACCGGCGAGGGCGCCTTGCTGGCTTCGCTCAGTTCCCGTCGTACCGGCAAGATGACCGATATCGTCGCCACGATTCAAGGCGAGCAGGACGCGATCATCCGTTCGCCTCTCAATCGTGCCGTAGTGGTGCAGGGCGGCCCGGGCACCGGTAAGACCGCCGTCGCATTGCATCGCGCCGCATACCTGCTGTACACGCACCGCCGCACGCTTTCCAGATCCGGTGTGCTTGTCGTCGGCCCGAGCTCGGCCTTCCTGCATTACATCGATCAGGTACTGCCTTCGCTTGGCGAGACGGGTGTGGTGAGCCGTACCATCGCCGATCTGATTCCCGGCGTGGTCGTCACCGCCGTGGATACGCCGCAGGTCGCCTATATCAAGGGCGACCGGCGTATGGTGGCAGCGATTCGCAACGCGGTGGCCGACCGCGAGCGCGTTCCCGCGAATCTGCCGGTCGTGCACATCAACGGCATCGACGTCCCCATGCTGCCTTCCGACGTCGAGCAGGCGCTCGGCGATGCCAAGCGCACTCATCAACCGCATAACAAGTCGCGTGAGACCTTTGTCAAATCCATGCTGTCCGCCATGCGCATGCGGTACGAGGAGCAGCTGGACTACACGCCAGACCAGGATGAGCTGTATCGCACGGTCTCGCTGCTGCGCATGAACGACAAGGTTCGTGTGGCGTTGAATCTGGCTTGGCTGCCGATGACCGCGCAATGGATGCTTGACGACATGTTCTCCAAGCCGCATAAGCTGCGTCGCTACGCCCCGTGGCTCAGCGACGAGCAGGTAAAGGCGCTGACCCGCGAGAAGGGCGCGCCGCTGACCCGTTCCGACATCGCCCTGCTGGACGAGGCGATGCAGCTGCTGGGCGAGGACCCGAAGGTGGAGGCACGCCGCAAGCGCCTCGAGGCGAAACATGACGAGGAAATCCAGTTCGCCAAGGATACGCTTGCCCAGAACGGCATCGGCAACGGCATCGTCACCTCGCAGATGCTGCTGGACAACATCAACGGCAGCTCCCCCGAAGACACCGCCCAGCGTGCGGCCAACGATCGCGAATGGACGTACGGACATATCGTGGTGGATGAGGCTCAGGAGCTGACCGCCATGGATTGGCGTATGCTGATGCGCCGCTGCCCGTCTCGTTCGTTCACCATCGTGGGCGATGTCGCGCAGACATCGGCATTGGGCGGCACACGCTCCTGGGCGAAGACCATGAATCGTCTGTTCGGGCATGGGCACTGGGATGTGAACGAGCTGACCATCGACTATCGCAATCCGCAGGAGGTTTCCCAGCTCGCTTCCGATTTCGCTGCCAAGCAGGGTCTGTACATCTCCACCGTGCACGCCGTGCGTGGCATTCCGGATTCCGTCCGGCGCATCACCGTGCAGGATCGGGACGCGCTGTTCGACGCCGTGGCCGATACCACCGCACGGTTCGCCGGCGAATTCGTCGCCCAGGACGGCACCGGCCGTGTGGCCGTTATCGGCCCGAAGCAGCTGTTGGGTCAATTGGAGGACCGTGTATATGCCAGGCTGGAGCATGAGCTTGGCACGGAGGAGGCCCGCCGTCTGCGCGCCCAGGATTCCTGGGATTGCCAGATCATGGTAAGCGATACCGAAACGGTGAAGGGTCTCGAATATGATGCCGTTGTAGTGGTTGAACCGGCGCTCATCGATCAGGAGGCGCCGAGTCGTCTGGTGTCGGCGGCCGACCTTTATGTGGCCATGACCCGTCCGACCCAGCGTCTGGCCATTGTTCGGACATCGCTGGACGAACGGGAACTCGAACTCTAA
- a CDS encoding peptidoglycan D,D-transpeptidase FtsI family protein: MAHRVRDWFRARGIDAFAARCIAVGMILVIVACTCFGKLIQVQLLDGQATAEAATNSRTSKVVVSAKRGRILASNGTVLAQSVERYNIIGVPDAATSFTPVDCGTKQAKALGYCHSIDGKPVGVSGAAAVARLLAPLLDMDAMELGADLNGTNQYVILKKDVTPQVKRAIDKLNLGGIVYGELSSQRVYAENTLIGALLGGVNDDGSGASGLELTLNKQLSGTDGYTVYQRGNGGEVIPGTVSKTKAAQDGSDVTLTIDSDVDWYVKRVLAEGVASSHAKWGIAVVEDALTGEILALEDSDAIQAGSSEAKASASRAVSQTFEPGSIGKVPALAAILQNGVHKIDDHFTVPYEYTSEGQKFHDAIYHPDKRWTLAGILQNSSNSGMVMAAEKLTSQQRYDMLTKFGIGQATGLNLPGESRGVLGTPSSWDGRTKNTVLFGQGYTVNALQLSRVVSVIANKGVNRQQSLIKSVTDKNGKPVDMLNRSAARVLDEKIANQVRNAMESALEEYKGVAGVNGYRVAVKSGTAEVVGSDGSLSSIIADFAGIIPANDPRFIVTVVMQDPDGSYGGTTSGKLFAKIGEFLMQKYDVPNSPARTDAIPVEW; the protein is encoded by the coding sequence ATGGCGCATCGTGTTCGCGACTGGTTTCGTGCTCGTGGCATCGACGCGTTTGCGGCCCGCTGCATAGCGGTCGGCATGATTCTGGTCATCGTGGCGTGCACATGCTTCGGCAAACTCATTCAGGTGCAACTGCTCGACGGTCAGGCCACCGCCGAGGCTGCCACGAATTCGCGTACCTCCAAAGTGGTCGTCAGCGCCAAACGCGGCCGTATCCTCGCCTCCAACGGGACCGTGCTCGCTCAGAGCGTGGAACGATACAACATCATCGGCGTTCCCGACGCAGCCACTTCGTTCACGCCGGTCGACTGCGGCACCAAACAGGCCAAGGCTTTAGGGTATTGCCATTCCATCGATGGAAAACCGGTCGGTGTGAGCGGTGCGGCGGCCGTTGCGCGTCTGCTCGCGCCGTTGCTGGACATGGATGCGATGGAACTGGGAGCCGATCTGAACGGCACCAACCAGTACGTGATTTTGAAAAAGGACGTTACGCCCCAGGTGAAGCGCGCCATCGACAAACTGAACCTCGGCGGCATCGTCTACGGCGAGTTGAGCAGCCAGCGCGTGTATGCGGAGAACACGTTGATCGGTGCGTTGCTCGGCGGCGTCAACGATGACGGCAGCGGCGCCTCCGGCCTTGAACTTACGCTGAACAAACAGCTCAGCGGCACCGACGGCTATACCGTGTACCAGCGCGGCAACGGCGGCGAGGTGATCCCCGGAACCGTCAGCAAGACCAAGGCGGCGCAGGACGGCAGCGACGTGACCCTTACCATCGACTCGGATGTGGACTGGTATGTCAAGAGGGTGCTGGCCGAAGGGGTCGCCTCCAGCCATGCCAAATGGGGCATTGCGGTGGTCGAGGACGCCCTTACCGGCGAGATTCTCGCCTTGGAGGACAGCGACGCCATCCAGGCGGGGTCCAGCGAGGCCAAAGCCAGCGCGTCGCGTGCCGTATCCCAGACCTTCGAACCCGGATCGATCGGTAAGGTGCCGGCTCTGGCCGCAATCCTGCAGAACGGTGTGCATAAGATCGACGACCATTTCACCGTGCCCTACGAATACACGTCGGAAGGGCAGAAGTTCCATGACGCCATCTACCATCCGGACAAGCGGTGGACATTGGCTGGCATTCTGCAGAACTCCTCGAATTCCGGCATGGTCATGGCGGCCGAGAAACTGACCAGCCAGCAGCGCTACGACATGCTCACCAAATTCGGCATAGGCCAGGCCACGGGGCTGAACCTTCCCGGTGAATCGCGCGGTGTGCTGGGCACGCCGAGCTCGTGGGACGGACGAACCAAAAACACCGTACTGTTCGGGCAGGGGTACACGGTGAACGCGCTTCAGCTCAGCCGAGTCGTCTCCGTCATCGCCAACAAAGGCGTGAACCGGCAGCAGTCGCTGATCAAATCCGTCACCGACAAGAACGGCAAGCCCGTAGACATGCTGAATCGTTCCGCCGCCAGGGTGCTGGATGAGAAGATCGCGAACCAGGTCAGGAACGCCATGGAATCGGCATTGGAGGAATATAAGGGCGTGGCCGGCGTCAACGGGTATCGTGTGGCGGTCAAGTCGGGTACCGCCGAAGTGGTCGGAAGCGACGGCAGCCTCAGCTCGATCATCGCCGATTTCGCCGGCATCATTCCCGCCAATGACCCAAGGTTCATCGTCACCGTGGTCATGCAGGATCCGGACGGTTCATACGGCGGCACCACGTCGGGTAAGCTGTTTGCGAAGATAGGTGAATTCCTTATGCAGAAGTACGATGTGCCGAATTCGCCGGCACGCACCGATGCTATTCCAGTGGAATGGTGA
- a CDS encoding UDP-N-acetylmuramoyl-tripeptide--D-alanyl-D-alanine ligase, whose product MMPMTIGEVAEAVAGRLVEGANGVPEGAVALHAVSDSRQVENGSVFVAIQGERVDGHDYVASVADQGAVAAIVDHEVPGAAVPQIVVDNTVTALGDLAKANIARRRASGEPFTIIGITGSVGKTTTKDLTKALLSTLGPTVAPVGSFNNEIGLPLTALTVGEHTRYFVAEMGANHVGEIAHLTTIAPPDIAVVLKVGVAHLGEFGSVERIAQAKTEIVRGLLPNGIAMLNTDDEHVEAMSAVAPGEVLRFGIDESNAGRDALHACDIVTDSFDRASFTMVAGDGEQSQVALAIPGAHNVMNALAAAMVAHRLGMPLEDIARVLGEQRHISPHRMAVSTVERGGARFTLIDDSFNANPDSMHAGLDGLARWSEGAQYRVAVLGAMLELGGDEKQLHRSIGAYAAEHGIDEVVAVGSPTDQALDALAGELAQGAKNADGAMAVEWAHSAAQADDMIVRIAREHEGTVVLLKGSHASGLSTLAERWSADEK is encoded by the coding sequence ATGATGCCGATGACCATCGGCGAGGTGGCCGAGGCCGTTGCAGGCCGACTGGTGGAAGGTGCCAACGGCGTGCCCGAGGGGGCTGTTGCACTGCATGCCGTGAGCGATTCGCGGCAAGTCGAGAACGGCAGCGTATTCGTGGCGATTCAGGGGGAGCGCGTCGACGGCCATGACTACGTGGCGTCGGTTGCGGACCAGGGCGCGGTCGCCGCGATTGTGGACCATGAGGTTCCGGGCGCCGCAGTGCCGCAGATCGTGGTGGACAACACCGTCACGGCATTGGGCGATCTGGCCAAGGCCAACATTGCGCGCCGTCGTGCCAGCGGCGAGCCGTTCACCATCATCGGCATCACCGGATCGGTAGGCAAAACCACCACCAAGGATCTGACCAAGGCCCTGCTCTCCACGTTGGGGCCGACCGTGGCCCCGGTCGGATCGTTCAACAACGAGATCGGGCTGCCGCTTACCGCCTTGACGGTTGGCGAGCATACGCGCTATTTCGTAGCCGAAATGGGTGCGAATCATGTTGGCGAGATCGCGCATCTGACCACCATTGCACCTCCCGATATCGCAGTGGTGCTCAAAGTCGGTGTGGCGCACTTGGGGGAGTTCGGCTCCGTGGAGCGCATCGCGCAGGCCAAGACCGAAATCGTGCGCGGCCTGCTGCCCAACGGCATCGCCATGCTCAACACCGACGACGAGCATGTGGAGGCCATGTCGGCAGTGGCTCCGGGCGAAGTGCTGCGTTTCGGCATCGACGAGTCCAATGCCGGGCGGGATGCTCTGCATGCGTGCGACATCGTCACCGACAGCTTCGACAGGGCGTCCTTCACCATGGTCGCCGGCGACGGCGAACAGTCACAGGTTGCTCTGGCGATTCCGGGCGCCCATAACGTGATGAACGCGTTAGCCGCCGCAATGGTGGCTCACCGGCTGGGCATGCCGTTGGAGGACATCGCCAGGGTGTTGGGGGAGCAGCGTCATATCAGCCCCCACCGTATGGCGGTCTCCACCGTCGAACGTGGCGGCGCGCGATTCACGTTGATCGACGACTCCTTCAACGCGAACCCCGATTCGATGCATGCCGGGTTGGATGGGCTTGCGCGCTGGTCCGAGGGGGCGCAGTACCGTGTGGCCGTGCTCGGCGCGATGCTCGAGCTTGGCGGCGACGAAAAACAGCTGCATCGTTCCATCGGCGCCTATGCGGCCGAACATGGCATCGACGAGGTAGTGGCCGTGGGCAGTCCAACCGATCAGGCGCTCGACGCCCTGGCAGGTGAGCTGGCGCAAGGCGCGAAGAACGCCGATGGCGCCATGGCCGTGGAATGGGCGCATAGTGCCGCGCAGGCGGACGACATGATCGTGCGCATCGCCCGCGAACATGAAGGTACGGTGGTGCTGCTGAAAGGTTCGCACGCATCCGGCCTGAGCACGCTTGCCGAACGTTGGTCGGCAGACGAGAAATAA
- the mraY gene encoding phospho-N-acetylmuramoyl-pentapeptide-transferase encodes MIALIIGILVSFIVTIVGTPLLIRLVHRLHYGQYIRQDGPQSHQVKRGTPTLGGVVINLAILLGWLASATYRYCRSGETPSPSAVLVLFAMLSMGLLGFIDDFAKVRKKQSEGLTVRGKFIGQFILATIYAVLSLMIPTKSGFASAQAGISFVEKPFISFEFAGRVIAIVLFVIWVNFLMAAWSNAVNLTDGLDGLAAGSSMIAFVGFAVIAFWESYHLKGADHGGFAYAVSDPLDLTIIAVCAAVACLGFLWYNTNPASIFMGDTGSLALGGLFAALSIATHTEVLAVILGGLFVIEAMSDVIQVGYFKMTHKRVFKMAPIHHHFELLGWQESKVVVRFWIIELIFVVIALVLFYGDWASRSGLLFG; translated from the coding sequence GTGATCGCGCTCATCATTGGAATCCTGGTATCGTTCATCGTCACGATTGTGGGTACCCCACTGCTCATCCGACTGGTGCATCGCCTGCATTACGGTCAGTACATTCGCCAGGACGGCCCGCAATCCCATCAGGTCAAGCGCGGCACGCCCACGCTTGGCGGTGTGGTCATCAACCTGGCTATCCTGCTCGGCTGGCTTGCCAGCGCGACCTATCGCTACTGCCGGAGCGGCGAAACGCCATCTCCTTCGGCGGTGCTGGTGTTGTTCGCCATGCTGTCCATGGGTCTGCTTGGGTTCATCGACGATTTCGCCAAGGTGCGTAAAAAGCAGAGCGAGGGCCTGACCGTTCGCGGCAAATTCATCGGGCAGTTCATTCTCGCCACCATCTACGCGGTGCTGTCTTTGATGATCCCGACCAAATCCGGCTTCGCCAGTGCGCAGGCGGGCATCAGCTTCGTGGAAAAGCCGTTCATCAGTTTCGAATTCGCCGGTAGGGTGATCGCCATTGTCCTGTTCGTCATTTGGGTGAACTTCCTGATGGCGGCGTGGAGCAATGCCGTCAACCTGACCGATGGGCTGGATGGTCTTGCTGCAGGCTCGTCCATGATCGCCTTCGTCGGCTTCGCCGTCATCGCCTTCTGGGAAAGCTACCATCTGAAGGGAGCCGATCATGGCGGATTCGCCTATGCTGTTTCCGATCCGCTCGATCTGACCATCATCGCGGTATGCGCCGCGGTGGCCTGCCTTGGATTCCTGTGGTACAACACGAATCCCGCGTCGATCTTCATGGGCGACACCGGGTCCCTGGCATTGGGCGGCCTGTTCGCGGCACTGTCCATCGCCACGCACACCGAAGTGCTTGCCGTCATCCTTGGCGGCCTGTTCGTCATCGAGGCGATGAGCGACGTGATCCAGGTGGGCTACTTCAAGATGACGCACAAGCGTGTATTCAAGATGGCTCCGATCCACCACCATTTCGAACTGTTGGGATGGCAGGAATCAAAGGTTGTTGTACGGTTCTGGATCATCGAATTGATATTCGTGGTGATCGCCCTGGTGCTGTTCTACGGTGACTGGGCCTCCAGGTCCGGCCTGCTGTTCGGCTGA